ATTGCCAAGACGTTACTTGGCTTGTCTGGAAGGGCAGGCCAATTAAAATAACATGTACTCAGAAATCTAAATGGTGGCATGCAGcaaaaccacacacacacatatatataagcatgaTCCCAGTGCACAAAGCTCCCTGCTTTGTCAAGGTTGGGGGAGAGTCGTATTTGTATGCAACCTTCccttgcatttttctttttcaaagagACAGTtatgaagagaagaaaataaaatatcagcTAATAGGTTCACCATATACAAGTCACACAACATAAAGAAGAAGTTTATCACTCACCTAATTAGAGTTCCTGGAGTATAGAGTGGATTCTTAACAACATATTCAACATACAAATTGTAGATATACTTCAAGGACTCCCTTAGATCACCAGTTCTGGGATGTGTAACAAGGATGATCTGCACAAAAAGTCATACAAACAAACTGGTACATCAAAACTACATGGTGTATGAAATCTTCAGCCATTTATTCAGGAGGTTCACAATTCATCTCATGCAGTTTCGTGAAGTGGGATGATAAATATAACCATCCCACTAAAACAGTAACTCTCATCCCTAACGAAAatggtataaaaatatttcaatattaacATGGTTAAATACCCATACAGAATTTCCGCCATCCAAATAAGTgctataacacaaaaataaagccAGAGTTGATATTCCATTTTATAAACAATCAAACTGTATGAGCAACCAAGCCATAAACAGttaaattaatagaaacaaCCAACATAAcccaaaagattaaaaaaaagcTTATAGTTTTTCACTTATGATATAATTTCAAACTTTTACCAGAAAAATTAGAGTACTTGGAATCACTGTGCTAACATCACATTCACATTTGTTAGCAgttcagggagatttctcacaTTAAAGGTTCAAACAGGTTAATCAAAGCTCAGAAGATAGAGATCCATGTAATCAGCTCATtactaatatacatatatatatatataaacaacatAATCTAATTTCTACTAGAAAACATTAAAACCTCAGCAATCAAAAATTCCTATCACAGAATTATGGGTAAAAGATAGCAATTTTACCAATTGATGTTAGCAGCCTAAAGACTTCCCTTTTAATATTCACTTTTTCTTAGAAACCAATGCATGGAAAAGATAGAATAAGCCTTAACAACATGAGAACCAAAATTAAGTGCATTCATTTGGACTGCTACTCTTCTAGGCTCTATAGTCTCCTCAAATTGTGGTGCgtataaaattcaaaacagaATCATTCTCACATAGGGATTGGCATGTCCCAACCAATACGTCTTAAATGCTGTAAAATTTTGTTGTCGTGAGAATCACTTTTGTAAAAgtgtttttaaaagaataattttaattgatctgaaaataattttatgttctGTATATTTATATACTGAAAAACACTTTTCTGCCAATCCACAAAtccaatttcttctttctccaagaatTATAGTCACATCTATATTTTTGAGCTCAATCTAAATGATCAAACTGGAGATCTTACAAGATGAAGCATGTTGCAGCTTCAACTGAATTTCACATCCGCAGCAACTCGCATGTATATGCTAGGGAgatatataaaaccaaatcaaaatcaatactTTACTGACCTTTATACCAGATGGAGTCTCCATGAAACTAAGTTTGTATGTATTTGTTCGAAAGCTGTGAAATGAGCACCCTTGTCCAGGCAACTGAGGCACCCCAAGATTTCCTTTCTCTGCACTGCCCAAATGAAAAATGTAGAAATCATAACACCCCCAACAAAGATCTATAACAACAGCATCTGGCACCGCAATTAGGcattaatagaataaaaataacgTTCCAAAACCAAACAAGACTGGCTCAATCAGAGTAGCAAACACATGATGAAATTGTATCCAAGACGAAAATTTTCATGTCAATGCGAAATCGTACCGGAATAATATTGAAACTCGAAAATACCTAGTGGGATCCATCTTTGCAGTTAGGGACTTGAGAGAGAAGAGTAGGCCGAACATAAGCTTGTGGTCCTGCTGGGAGTTGAGGGTGTGGAGCAGGCGATTCCACTCCCTGTAGAGCAAGCAAACGCCGTTCCTGTTGAACACGTACATCATGTGGCAGTTGTTTCCCGACGCCGTCGGTGCCGGCGGCGATGGGCTGATCTCCGACCCTCCAAAGAACTGCATTTCTGTCCCCAAATCGCTGAATCCACCCAAATCAAGACAAAGTACAGAGAATCCAATTTAAGCCGCTCGGGAAAAAGCGGTAGTTTCAACAAAGCACTGACAGCAAGATCAAAACCTCATCCTACCAAAATTGGATCTAaagcgagcgagagagaaagagagagagagagagagagaggacgaAGGCGAACAGTACGAACTGCTGAATGAAATGAGAGACGGATCTGCAGCGAAATATCGCAAATGGTGTCTCTAAGAACGTTTCCACCtcttattctattattattctattttttatcccCTTTTCCTTTCTACTAATTCATGCCATAGTCACGCCCAGGTGGTCTTCTTATTTTTGTGGGTTTATGATCCTAGGCATAGGTGCTTTGGGcgctttttactttttttaggtttattttgatatttttttattaataaggTTGATTTTACTTTACatctatttaaaaatttaggtaTCGTCTGAATAAATATGTTAAATCGTGGTAATGTGAATATAACAATGCTTAGTAACAACCCCACGAACATAACTTAGCGGTTGAGACCGTATATGAATTGGTCCTAAAAAACTTTGGACTTTAGCCGCTATATAACCGATTAGGGTTTCCATATTTGAATCTCTTTGTTGGATTTTATGATTAATCTCTTCTGTAAAAATCTCAGAACTGAACTACATAATCTCTTAAAGTGAGGAACTTCACTTTTATGGTCATAAATAATGCTTAGTAACAATGCAAAGACACATAATAAAAGAAAGATGTTAGAGGAGTTGAGTGATAATAACAAATACATGGTAGTCATATAAAATAATGTGAGATGATTTAGAAACTCTAAGTAACTAAATATAATAAAGAGTAAATAAGAGTTTTCATATAAGAGCATTTGAAGaattaagttaaaaaagaaTATCATAATCAATGACTCTCTAATATTGATAgtcaaaaaaatatagagaataaTGTCcattatattacaaatttattgatatatcaattataatttctatttcaacacccaaatcatcatcatcataaaaaaaatatcaaaagcaaacagaaaaattaaagtagaagaaaaaggaatatataaatgtatgtatatatatatatatgtgtgtgcgcaAAAACAATCTAACCAACCACTACCATCACCATTAACAATAGTCAATGACCATCACTCGCCGAAAATTCCCACTATGAGAGCCTTCCAATAGAAATCCCAAGTCAATAAGGGTTTAACATACACAAATGTGGGCCAGATTAATGGCAGATTTTCGTAtatctaatatttaattttcagtCAAAACAGAAAAACGCATTGACAGTCGCCACCCGCCACTGTGGCTGGTGGTTTTTGgcaatcagaggcaaccacctaACACCTTTAtccccatcaaccaacataccaaaaaaccaacaagattCAAGGGTCAAATTTCtatagatctaagtttaaactttCAACTACACCCAAATTAcgcgtatatacatatatatcatgaaTCCGTGTTGAAAATAATTGTGAATAGGTTTAAAATATTTACTTCCTTGTAGATCGAGCCCAATTGAGACGTGCAATGAacggaagagagagagggggtcgGAGCATGTAAAAGGGATGCTAAAGACGCAGTCGCACAagcaggagaagaagaaagaaacaatcgAAAGGAGACAAAAGAACTCCGGAGGCTCGGTTGCACGAGCAAGAGACGACGAGCTTGACTaccgaagaagaagagaattgCAAGAGCCAGTGAAAGAGAGTAGGGGTGTGTGCGGTGCAATTTGGCCGATTTGAACCATTTTCAGCATGCCAAACTGTTAGTGCGATTTTTCGACTAAACTAGACTGCGATCTGGTTTGGGTGTGGCCAAATCACACCAAATCGCAACGcatttgcaatatgatttgatGCGATTTACGATAATTTGAAATTCTGGTACAAGTGAACCTTAAACCActaaaaatgctatttaaaaatgataaataaagacacaaatattggtaaataaagacaatcaaaggtaaataaataatagcagaaaataaagacaaaataatgtaatttaacatacaacattttaacattaaaagtagaaaataatctgtttagcaataaattatgtaattaacctatttaaaaaataaataaattatcaaattaaccTGTTGAGGGttgtttttataataataaatttttttgaatttttttatattttattagacAGTTCGATTTAAAATCAAACCGCCAACTATACAAACCGCAAACTGTGTGATTTGTACAGCGTTCAAATCATTTTCgaccgcaaaaataaaaaattgaccaaTTTGGTCTCATTCAGTTCAATTTGGCCGATTTTCATGGTACCCTAATTTTTTTGAACCACGCCCCTCCTCGCACGCGAGAGACAAGGAGGCGACTGAATTGAGGGTACATTTAAATTGAGGGTATATATGTAATTGCAACAATAGGTAGATTTGTAATtaggaaattctatttgcaaccataaaTTTTGCTCTTCGTAACCACTACacatcaaatattaaattttactatttgcAGCCACATTTATTACTTTGTCCAACCATTTATATACCAAATATACCCTCTAAATATTCATCCCTCAAAAAACACACCCCATGCGCATCCAAGTTGTTCTTCTTTGCATCAAATCCTGGTCTTCTTCATGCTCTCATTCTTCGCGTATCAAACcctgttattcttcttcttcttcttcagaccACTGCAGACCTCTCGTCCTCGCCCATTTTGCTTGCCTCACCCACCCTCTTCATTGGAGTTATTCAAAATCGCAGAACTAGGTAATACCCCTCATTCGGGGGTTAGGAGTTCCCCGAACCGCGAGATTCGGGGAACCCTTCACCCCTCGAATCTCACTGTTTAGGGGGTGAGGGCTTCCCTGAATCTCGCAGTTCGGGGAACCCCTAACCCCCCGAACAACGAGATTCGGGGGTATGGACTTTCCCGAACAATGAGATTCGGGGGTATGGGATTCCCCAAATCTCACCCTTCGGGGGTAAGTGGTTTTTCAAAAAGTATGAAAGTAAATGATATACAAAATTGAAATCGAACTTATCTAATTTTACACGATGGAATTTGGATCATATTAAGTTAAGATATTggtatcaaaaattaaaattaactaaaaaaaaagattaaagcaatattaattcaaaaaaaataaatataatattaatccaaaaaTTCAGGCACAATGAttcgaaataatttatatacatttgaaataatttatatataaaatcattatatatatgtatatagttataatatatattagtataatataaatataataatatgatatacatataatagtatCCATTCTCCCAAACCCATGGATTCGGGAGAATGGATACTATTGCATtctttatacatattatatagtataatattatataatacatatatattatataattgaattagatTGAATTTGGGAGAATTAATTACATTCTCCTGCCCCGAACCAATGGGTTCAGGAGAATTGCATTCTCCCGAATTCATGATTTcgggaaaaatgattttttcgtGAACTCATGAGTTTGGAATAATGGATTTTTTCCGAATCTTTGGATTCGGGGTGCTTATCAAATCTTGAGGTTCGAGATTCTCCAAACACCTAAATTGCTGGGGTTCGGCCAGTTAGGGATTTCTCGAACTTTGGGATTCAAGGAACCCCAAAAGGCCCGAATCTTGGGGTTCGGGACATCCCCCAAGCCCCGAACCCTAGGGTTCAGGGCATCCCTAGCTCTCAAGgcagtgtattttttattttttaattaatcttatttttttaattcatccgtcgtgtatatatatataaattatgtaattaaaCTAGTGATAGATGTTATAAattgtgttttctttttgttgaaaTAAGAATACTCGTTATCTTATTTGTTAAACATTTACAGATAATAATCATCTATCGTTGATAGTAATGACTATGGCAAGAAGAACTCGGCTGAGCAATATttggtgttgaataatagtgaCTTTGCTCGGTGTTGAATAATAATGATTGCGCGACATTCAGTTGTGAGTGAGAAAGTGGCTATGGCGATGGtggttgaaaaattgagttcACGCGCTTGAAGAGTAATGATGGATGGTTGAACGTCAAATGTTTAAATGAaagacaaatataaatttttatcctaaaatatttttaaaatattaaaaatgagttATAGAGATCATATgattgtaaatagaatttcccttttaATTACATCGCGGTGGCTTTCTGGTGGCGAATAGCATTACTCTTGGCCTCACATACACATTAGGGTTTTTATAACTGGGAACGGCCACAAATTATGGAATAAATCCTTGCCGTACATCTGCACGACATAACATAAACCGTCGGATCTCAAAATCCCTTCCTTATAAAAGCAAACCCCCTCGTTCCAGGTTCAGCCGCCAACGAGCTGCGCTCGTCCGGGGATTAGGGTTTCTGAGTCGACTTCGGCGGCGCCTGGCTTCGCGTGGATTACTCCACTGCCCAACGATTATTGTGCCtttgttattatcaattttcaaTCTCGGTCGCTCGTCTGGATCTTTCGATTTTTGTTTCTCGTtttttatttgggttttctAGAGTTTTTTGTGTATGAATTATATAATGGAGAGATAAAGAAGCTTCGCAATCTGGTCGGCGAGATTTATCTGTTCTTGACCGACTCGTTCCCTTGAAGCGAAAGGGATCGTGTTGTTCTTTCTCTATCACTCCACGGCACTCTTTTCCCGTCCGCCATTGGAGAACGCTGGAGCAACTATATTCTTCACACCATTCCaattaatatttacataaataatttaactttttcttaTATGCGCGCGCGCGTGTATGTGTGCGCCTGTGTGTGTTGTGATTCTTTCTAGGGCAGGGGCAGGTAGTGAATCAATCAGTGCAACGGTGATGAGCAATACAGACCTGTAATGATTTTGCGGATATGATCGCAAACTCTTTACGAACATCTAAGGGACTGAGTTGCCTCTTTGATTCACCATATATCCTTCACCCTTTTCGCTTATTTTCGATTGTTTTTTACCGAGTTCTTGGATCTTTTCATTTGGTTGGGAGTGAAAACTGTCGGAGGCTTCACTTGAATCATTTTGCTTTCACAATGTCGCCAAAATTGCGCTGGTCTGTTTGGCGAAGCTCGCAAGTGAAGCTATAAGAGCTCGTTCCCCTCGCTATCCAGTGTCGCTAGTTTTGTGGCGCATTTGGACGTTGGGGAACTACATTATTTCAGGAGCTCATGGCTCATAGTTTCAAACATGAAAATTCCTTCCGTGAAATTGAGGATAGATATTataaatttccatttttttcatgATTTCACCATCAATAATGTTTTCTTGAGTAAAAAGTCTCCAGTTTTATGAAAACGTGTTCAAAACTCGGAACCCATGAAATGAAAGTCAAAAATATGATCAAAGTTCTTTCATTTGTTTGTGGAGCCTGCGTCAAATACTACACCATGTTCATTGTGCGTGAAGTTTGCCTGTGTGTGGGTGTGGGCTGGGGAAGATGTCAGAAATTTTTGAGGCAGTGTGCAAATTTCAGTAGTTTGGGCCCAATGCGGTCCCGAGGCCTGGGACCATCTGGGCCGGGGTGCGAGGTAGGCTTGACGTGCCCTTCTGACTTCGTTTTTAAAATTCACCAGTCAAATGGATCTGGGCCTGGGCTGATCGTAAGCTGGTTTTGCTTTACAGGAAGGTTGTTTGTTGTGGTACATGCAGATGCAGCAAAAGGGAGGTGAGGTGTTGGTAAGATTGAGGAAAGGGcaataaattaacattttttgtGTCTTTTGTCTTTGAATTGgcaataaagaagaaaaaaaatctaagaatatttattacgtatgaaattggaaaatttaaaatgaaactGGCTGTTTTCTAATTGAAATTAGAAAACTTTTCTGTAATTAATTTGTTCtcaaatttttgttaaaaaattctatgaagaaaaaaaaaaggtgttgTTTTCTATAGACAGAACAATTGTGAACGTAGCGACTTCACAATGAGAGGAGGTGGGTGGTGTGAAAGTGTGAGTGAGAAACGCGCCTGGGGAAAATCCtaatccatccatccatccgtCAAGGGCATGGCAAGAAGAATATAATTGCGTCAAGTTTCCACATATGATATTGACTTGAATTCATTATTGTATAGTAATCAAATTATTGATTCGTATATTTATACAACACGAGATAAAGCAGAAGACCTCACCACCTGGCCTGACCTGGCCAGCCCGGCTTCTTTGGAAGACGTGCTAATagttgatttattattattattattattaaaaaaaattgattatttttaattcaaattgtatttattttttataataattatatttttattgacgTTGAGAATCGATCAATCGTGATTTATTTACTCGCATTGAGAAGATGAACATGAAAGTAGAGAAGAGAAAGCACACAAAAGAATTTATGCGACTTGGCCATTATTCCTTCTTGACCAAAAAGGGGAACGATTGGAAAAAGGGTTGCAGTGATGGGACACAGGTTTTGGCGATGGGTTTGTCCAGGAGACgactggcacctgcaagcattCTGACGTCTGAATGAGTAAGAGAATAAGGAAAAGACAGTATATTAGTATGTTAAAGAGTAAAATATACCTTGGCTCTTAAGAGAACTGGCTCATATAAGAGGAGGTGATGTCCTTCTACTTTGCATGCGTCGTATGTTTGCAAGTGATAAAACTGAGTATCCGACGTCAGTGGCGACATAGTGTTGATAGGACCCTCGTTAATATGGATGTGATCTATCATTAATGAGAATGAAATCTGAGGCAGGCGTGCAGATACCCAATGGAAGTTGCAATGATATTGTTGTAGGTTGGTGTAGGGCCAGGATGGCATCGGGATGGGCCGAGAGGGAGATGTTAGATCGGGCTCGAATGGTCCAGCCTGAATGACGCCTAATCCATGACTATTATCTGATTATTCCGTGATCTTTTTGTTATGCGAGGTGAACAGTTTGACCAATGAGCTGAAAGTATTACTGGGAGTTCGCATGATTTCGCAGTCTGAACTCGGGTTTCGATGACGTGCGACCTTGCTCCGACAACTTCGACCTTGGCCCTGTTGGGTTTTGAGAGATTGGGCCAGTCCTCTAGACTGTCTCTAACCCATAAAAAGTGATCCATGAAATACTCATAAGAGTtttattcttatatattttattaaatgatatttaaaaatattttataatttaaattataaaaaaaacaactatagtcaaaattaaaaagaattttagTCTTTGCTTAATAATAACGTGTGTGGAAACAAACGGACAATCCGCGGATTGGTCATGTGGTGCCCCGCGGGTTACTTCATTGAAGAACCAAGAATAATAAATTTCATTACAAGGAATGTCAGTCTATATGCCAGATCACGGATGAGATGACTGCTTGAAACGTAGACCAACTTTGAGTTGTCGGCATGGCACTGGCaggttttaaaattaaacataataataaataccCTTCTTATCTATTCTATTGAcatctttgatttttatttaaatttttgtttttatttttttatttataacatctCAAACCATAACACTGCTTCATTGTGATTCTcaaaacataaataacaaatatcACCCATTTACTGTTATATGTTCTTCGTCATTATTCTTTATCTATACTTAGAAGATCTTATTTCTCAAGTTAGCAAGAACTTGAGGCTGTTAAACTTCTTGAATTCGAATATGATAGAGATTAAGTCTTAATTTGattgtaatatgaaaaaattataagaagaaaaatcttaattatattagagttgttatttataaataattatttttaatttaattactaaaaaatcATATCAAAAATATGTGTGACGATCATGAGCTCAAGAGTTAGAGTGtcacaacaattaaattaaaataattcttaatatatttGTGATCAATTATTAAAATAGTGTACATATATACATTGATTAAGCTATTTACactcaatataaatatactttttgagCATGCTTACCTCCATGGAATACAATTTTAAGTTTGCGAGTCTCTAAATTAATCAAGTTTGTCAGTCAAGGAAAAGTCTAAAGAGCTCGACGGACGGATTTATCGATCGGATTATTGAAAAGGGGTAAAAAGATGAATTTGCCCTACTCTCTCATTTCCCCTCTCATAGATTGCCCTGCCCCTGTTCTCTTCTTTTCCCTCCCATGGTTGTCGCCTCGTCGACAATTGATGGGCGACGACCATATGAGCTGTCGTTATTTCACTGTCATCGACGTCTCGCCGACAATCGATCGACGACGACCATAAGAGAGGAGAGAATAGAGCAGGGGCAGAGACAGTGGCCTGTTctgtaaatttataaaatgggcGGAGGTAAATTCGTTATTTTGCTTCTATTTGATGAGACGCTAGTTAAGACTCTCTAACCCAATAGAACGACCCGTCAATCAAATACCCGAGAGGCAACAGTACACAACACAAGAAAGAACATTGTAACAGCCATTTCACCCAACTAAACGCACTGTTTGAGCCCACCATTTtgagttagaaaaaaaaaacaaattaggTGTTGACGAGGAGAATGCATGGATTGGAGGGTGATGACAGTGGGTGGgtggaagaagatcaagattatTAATTGATCGTTAAGAAGCATGATGATGACGTGGCCGTGGCTGTTAGGTTTAGGGTAGGGAGGAGAGAGAAGTATCAGTGTCACAACGGTAACCGCGGCTGACGAATGAGAGGTGGGCCAGCTGGCCCTTTTTTTATCAATTGATTTTGCGTGCGTTCACAACGGTTACTTCTGCCCACCTTCCTTGCTTTCGCCACCTGTGCTCGTTTAGGGTTATAACAGTGAGTTCAAGAGTCAAagctttcttcccttctttctaattcttctccctctctcgtaAGTTAGCATCTCTATTCTTATTACGTGTTTTGacctatttttatttctatttctttctccccctcccctcccccctcccctccGCTCCATATTCTTAACCATAATACCTTCCTCGTAACAATCTTTGTTAACAAATACAAagtatttatatttgttatattttgttttaaattttaaatactttttttattatttgattataaatCTATTccgttttataatatttttattaattaataataaacacatcatattttaaaataatttactaactagtaaaaatattcaaatatcacaaagctgagatatatatatatccctagTGTGGCATTCCAGGCTAGTCATATTTCTTGGGTACTTATAAgcactaataataaaaatatattagtaatctaataataatacataaaccACTCTCCATATACAACACCTCTTACCCCGAGTAATATTGgttcatgataaaattatttttttaaatctactactatttataaaatatatatatataatttctaaaaaaaaaaaagaaagataaatttacaactaacaaacaaaataattttatttggttgGGTAAGTTGGTATACTTTTCATACtaagtattaaaaaataattttttttagaagacGTAAGCAAGCGTGTCAACCGTTAATTgacttatatgatatatataatttatgaactACTACTTTACATTTATAATTTGTCAAATAAGCATAAacaaattagtaattataaatttatcttccaattttgtgttatttttattattattatacaataataataactcaataaaaaCAAGTATGTATGCGCGTGTTTGTGTGTGAATAAG
This genomic stretch from Diospyros lotus cultivar Yz01 chromosome 1, ASM1463336v1, whole genome shotgun sequence harbors:
- the LOC127788692 gene encoding uncharacterized protein LOC127788692 isoform X1, giving the protein MQFFGGSEISPSPPAPTASGNNCHMMYVFNRNGVCLLYREWNRLLHTLNSQQDHKLMFGLLFSLKSLTAKMDPTRYFRVSILFRAEKGNLGVPQLPGQGCSFHSFRTNTYKLSFMETPSGIKIILVTHPRTGDLRESLKYIYNLYVEYVVKNPLYTPGTLIRCDLFNKTLDQYVRGLG
- the LOC127788692 gene encoding uncharacterized protein LOC127788692 isoform X2, which encodes MQFFGGSEISPSPPAPTASGNNCHMMYVFNRNGVCLLYREWNRLLHTLNSQQDHKLMFGLLFSLKSLTAKMDPTSAEKGNLGVPQLPGQGCSFHSFRTNTYKLSFMETPSGIKIILVTHPRTGDLRESLKYIYNLYVEYVVKNPLYTPGTLIRCDLFNKTLDQYVRGLG